One Pongo pygmaeus isolate AG05252 chromosome 10, NHGRI_mPonPyg2-v2.0_pri, whole genome shotgun sequence genomic window carries:
- the TWF1 gene encoding twinfilin-1, which yields MTRRGRRRSSHFLEPPAGAAGCTQRRSRELAAAAMSHQTGIQASEDVKEIFARARNGKYRLLKISIENEQLVIGSYSQPSDSWDKDYDSCVLPLLEDKQPCYILFRLDSQNAQGYEWIFIAWSPDHSHVRQKMLYAATRATLKKEFGGGHIKDEVFGTVKEDVSLHGYKKYLLSQSSPAPLTAAEEELRQIKINEVQTDVGVDTKHQTLQGVAFPISREAFQALEKLNNRQLNYVQLEIDIKNEIIILANTTNTELKDLPKRIPKDSARYHFFLYKHSHEGDYLESIVFIYSMPGYTCSIRERMLYSSCKSPLLEIVERQLQMDVIRKIEIDNGDELTADFLYEEVHPKQHAHKQSFAKPKGPAGKRGIRRLIRGPAETEATTD from the exons ATGACGCGCCGGGGCCGGCGGAGGAGCAGCCACTTCCTGGAGCCGCCGGCCGGGGCCGCTGGTTGCACTCAGCGCCGAAGCCGGGAGCTAGCGGCCGCCGCCATGTCCCACCAGACCGGCATCCAAG CAAGTGAAGATGTTAAAGAGATCTTTGCCAGAGCCAGAAATGGAAAGTACAGACTTCTGAAAATATCTATTGAAAATG agcaaCTTGTGATTGGATCATATAGTCAGCCTTCAGATTCCTGGGATAAGGATTATGATTCCTGTGTTTTACCCCTGTTGGAGGACAAACAACCGTGCTATATATTATTCAGGTTAGATTCTCAGAATGCCCAGGGATATGAATGGATATTCATTGCATGGTCTCCAGATCATTCTCAT GTTCGTCAAAAAATGTTGTATGCAGCAACAAGAGCAACTCTGAAGAAGGAATTTGGAGGTGGCCACATTAAAGATGAAGTATTTGGAACAGTAAAG GAAGATGTATCATTACATGGATATAAAAAATACTTGCTGTCACAGTCTTCCCCTGCCCCACTGACTGCAGCTGAGGAAGAATTACGACAGATAAAAATCAATGAG GTACAGACTGACGTGGGTGTGGACACTAAGCATCAAACACTACAAGGAGTAGCATTTCCCATTTCTCGAGAAGCCTTTCAGGCTTTGGAAAAATTGAATAACAGACAGCTCAACTATGTGCAGTTG gaaatagatataaaaaatgaaattataattttgGCCAACACAACAAATACAGAACTGAAAGATTTGCCAAAGAGGATTCCCAAGGATTCAGCTCGTTACCATTTCTTTCTGTATAAACATTCCCATGAAGGAGACTATTTAGAGTCCATAG tttttatttattcaatgcctGGATACACATGCAGTATAAGAGAGCGGATGCTGTATTCTAGCTGCAAGAGCCCTCTGCTAGAAATTGTAGAAAGACAACTACAAATGGATGTAATTAGAAAG ATCGAGATAGACAATGGGGATGAGTTGACTGCAGACTTCCTTTATGAAGAAGTACATCCCAAGCAGCATGCACACAAGCAAAGTTTTGCAAAACCAAAAGGTCCTGCAGGAAAAAGAGGAATTCGAAGACTAATTAGGGGCCCAGCGGAAACTGAAGCTACTACTGATTAA
- the IRAK4 gene encoding interleukin-1 receptor-associated kinase 4 isoform X1, which produces MNKPITSSTYVRCLNVGLIRKLSDFIDPQEGWKKLAVAIKKPSGDDRYNQFHIRRFEALLQTGKSPTSELLFDWGTTNCTVGDLVDLLIQNEFFAPASLLLPDAVPKTANTLPSKEAVTVQQKQMPFYDKERTLMTPVQNLEQSYMPPDSSSPENKSLEVSDTRFHSFSFYELKNVTNNFDERPISVGGNKMGEGGFGVVYKGYVNNTTVAVKKLAAMVDITTEELKQQFDQEIKVMAKCQHENLVELLGFSSDGDDLCLVYVYMPNGSLLDRLSCLDGTPPLSWHMRCKIAQDAANGINFLHENHHIHRDIKSANILLDEAFTAKISDFGLARASEKFAQTVMTSRIVGTTAYMAPEALRGEITPKSDIYSFGVVLLEIITGLPAVDEHREPQLLLDIKEEIEDEEKTIEDYIDKKMNDADSTSVEAMYSVASQCLHEKKNKRPDIKKVQQLLQEMTAS; this is translated from the exons ATGAACAAACCCATAACATCATCAACATATGTGCGCTGCCTCAATGTTGGACTAATTAGGAAGCTGTCAGATTTTATTGATCCTCAAGAAGGATGGAAGAAGTTAGCTGTAGCTATTAAAAAACCATCTGGTGATGATAGATACAATCAGTTTCACATAAG GAGATTTGAAGCATTACTTCAAACTGGAAAAAGTCCCACTTCTGAACTACTGTTTGACTGGGGCACCACAAATTGCACAGTTGGTGATCTTGTGGATCTTTTGATCCAAAATGAATTTTTTGCTCCTGCGAGTCTTTTGCTCCCAG ATGCTGTTCCCAAAACTGCTAATACACTACCTTCTAAAGAAGCTGTAACAGTTCAGCAAAAACAGATGCCTTTCTATGACAAAGAGAGGACATTGATGACACCTGTGCAGAATCTTGAACAAAGCTATATGCCACCTGACTCCTCAAgtccagaaaataaaagtttagaaGTTAGTGATACAC GTTTTCAcagtttttcattttatgaattgaAGAATGTTACAAATAACTTTGATGAACGACCCATTTCTGTTGGTGGTAATAAAATGGGAGAGGGAGGATTTGGAGTTGTATATAAAGGCTACGTAAATAACACAACTGTGGCAGTGAAGAAGCTTGCAGCA atggtTGACATTACTACTGAAGAACTGAAACAGCAGTTTgatcaagaaataaaagtaatggcaaa GTGTCAACATGAAAACTTAGTAGAACTACTTGGTTTCTCAAGTGATGGAGATGACCTCTGCTTAGTATATGTTTACATGCCTAATGGTTCATTGCTAGACAGACTCTCTTGCTTG gatGGTACTCCACCACTTTCTTGGCACATGAGATGCAAGATTGCTCAGGATGCAGCTAATGGCATCAATTTTCTACATGAAAATCATCATATTCATAGAGATATTAAAAG tgcAAATATCTTACTAGATGAAGCTTTCACTGCTAAAATATCTGACTTTGGCCTTGCACGGGCTTCTGAGAAGTTTGCCCAGACAGTCATGACTAGCAGAATTGTAGGAACAACAGCTTATATGGCACCTGAAGCTTTGCGAGGAGAAATAACACCCAAATCTGATATTTACAGCTTTGGTGTG GTTTTACTAGAAATAATAACTGGACTCCCAGCCGTGGATGAACATCGTGAACCTCAGTTATTG CTAGAtattaaagaagaaattgaagatgaagaaaagacaATTGAAGATTATATTGATAAAAAGATGAATGATGCTGATTCCACTTCAGTTGAAGCTATGTACTCTGTTGCTAGTCAATGtctgcatgaaaagaaaaataagagaccaGACATTAAGAAG gttCAACAGCTGCTGCAAGAGATGACAGCTTCTTAA
- the IRAK4 gene encoding interleukin-1 receptor-associated kinase 4 isoform X2: MNKPITSSTYVRCLNVGLIRKLSDFIDPQEGWKKLAVAIKKPSGDDRYNQFHIRRFEALLQTGKSPTSELLFDWGTTNCTVGDLVDLLIQNEFFAPASLLLPDAVPKTANTLPSKEAVTVQQKQMPFYDKERTLMTPVQNLEQSYMPPDSSSPENKSLEVSDTRFHSFSFYELKNVTNNFDERPISVGGNKMGEGGFGVVYKGYVNNTTVAVKKLAAMVDITTEELKQQFDQEIKVMAKCQHENLVELLGFSSDGDDLCLVYVYMPNGSLLDRLSCLDGTPPLSWHMRCKIAQDAANGINFLHENHHIHRDIKSANILLDEAFTAKISDFGLARASEKFAQTVMTSRIVGTTAYMAPEALRGEITPKSDIYSFGVVLLEIITGLPAVDEHREPQLLSLAVSPRLEWRHLSSVQPLPPGFKRFSCQPSE; encoded by the exons ATGAACAAACCCATAACATCATCAACATATGTGCGCTGCCTCAATGTTGGACTAATTAGGAAGCTGTCAGATTTTATTGATCCTCAAGAAGGATGGAAGAAGTTAGCTGTAGCTATTAAAAAACCATCTGGTGATGATAGATACAATCAGTTTCACATAAG GAGATTTGAAGCATTACTTCAAACTGGAAAAAGTCCCACTTCTGAACTACTGTTTGACTGGGGCACCACAAATTGCACAGTTGGTGATCTTGTGGATCTTTTGATCCAAAATGAATTTTTTGCTCCTGCGAGTCTTTTGCTCCCAG ATGCTGTTCCCAAAACTGCTAATACACTACCTTCTAAAGAAGCTGTAACAGTTCAGCAAAAACAGATGCCTTTCTATGACAAAGAGAGGACATTGATGACACCTGTGCAGAATCTTGAACAAAGCTATATGCCACCTGACTCCTCAAgtccagaaaataaaagtttagaaGTTAGTGATACAC GTTTTCAcagtttttcattttatgaattgaAGAATGTTACAAATAACTTTGATGAACGACCCATTTCTGTTGGTGGTAATAAAATGGGAGAGGGAGGATTTGGAGTTGTATATAAAGGCTACGTAAATAACACAACTGTGGCAGTGAAGAAGCTTGCAGCA atggtTGACATTACTACTGAAGAACTGAAACAGCAGTTTgatcaagaaataaaagtaatggcaaa GTGTCAACATGAAAACTTAGTAGAACTACTTGGTTTCTCAAGTGATGGAGATGACCTCTGCTTAGTATATGTTTACATGCCTAATGGTTCATTGCTAGACAGACTCTCTTGCTTG gatGGTACTCCACCACTTTCTTGGCACATGAGATGCAAGATTGCTCAGGATGCAGCTAATGGCATCAATTTTCTACATGAAAATCATCATATTCATAGAGATATTAAAAG tgcAAATATCTTACTAGATGAAGCTTTCACTGCTAAAATATCTGACTTTGGCCTTGCACGGGCTTCTGAGAAGTTTGCCCAGACAGTCATGACTAGCAGAATTGTAGGAACAACAGCTTATATGGCACCTGAAGCTTTGCGAGGAGAAATAACACCCAAATCTGATATTTACAGCTTTGGTGTG GTTTTACTAGAAATAATAACTGGACTCCCAGCCGTGGATGAACATCGTGAACCTCAGTTATTG agtcttgctgtgtcacccaggctggagtggcgtcatctcagctcagtgcaacctctgcctcctgggttcaaacgattctcctgccagccttccgagtag
- the IRAK4 gene encoding interleukin-1 receptor-associated kinase 4 isoform X3 encodes MPFYDKERTLMTPVQNLEQSYMPPDSSSPENKSLEVSDTRFHSFSFYELKNVTNNFDERPISVGGNKMGEGGFGVVYKGYVNNTTVAVKKLAAMVDITTEELKQQFDQEIKVMAKCQHENLVELLGFSSDGDDLCLVYVYMPNGSLLDRLSCLDGTPPLSWHMRCKIAQDAANGINFLHENHHIHRDIKSANILLDEAFTAKISDFGLARASEKFAQTVMTSRIVGTTAYMAPEALRGEITPKSDIYSFGVVLLEIITGLPAVDEHREPQLLLDIKEEIEDEEKTIEDYIDKKMNDADSTSVEAMYSVASQCLHEKKNKRPDIKKVQQLLQEMTAS; translated from the exons ATGCCTTTCTATGACAAAGAGAGGACATTGATGACACCTGTGCAGAATCTTGAACAAAGCTATATGCCACCTGACTCCTCAAgtccagaaaataaaagtttagaaGTTAGTGATACAC GTTTTCAcagtttttcattttatgaattgaAGAATGTTACAAATAACTTTGATGAACGACCCATTTCTGTTGGTGGTAATAAAATGGGAGAGGGAGGATTTGGAGTTGTATATAAAGGCTACGTAAATAACACAACTGTGGCAGTGAAGAAGCTTGCAGCA atggtTGACATTACTACTGAAGAACTGAAACAGCAGTTTgatcaagaaataaaagtaatggcaaa GTGTCAACATGAAAACTTAGTAGAACTACTTGGTTTCTCAAGTGATGGAGATGACCTCTGCTTAGTATATGTTTACATGCCTAATGGTTCATTGCTAGACAGACTCTCTTGCTTG gatGGTACTCCACCACTTTCTTGGCACATGAGATGCAAGATTGCTCAGGATGCAGCTAATGGCATCAATTTTCTACATGAAAATCATCATATTCATAGAGATATTAAAAG tgcAAATATCTTACTAGATGAAGCTTTCACTGCTAAAATATCTGACTTTGGCCTTGCACGGGCTTCTGAGAAGTTTGCCCAGACAGTCATGACTAGCAGAATTGTAGGAACAACAGCTTATATGGCACCTGAAGCTTTGCGAGGAGAAATAACACCCAAATCTGATATTTACAGCTTTGGTGTG GTTTTACTAGAAATAATAACTGGACTCCCAGCCGTGGATGAACATCGTGAACCTCAGTTATTG CTAGAtattaaagaagaaattgaagatgaagaaaagacaATTGAAGATTATATTGATAAAAAGATGAATGATGCTGATTCCACTTCAGTTGAAGCTATGTACTCTGTTGCTAGTCAATGtctgcatgaaaagaaaaataagagaccaGACATTAAGAAG gttCAACAGCTGCTGCAAGAGATGACAGCTTCTTAA